Proteins encoded within one genomic window of Aspergillus nidulans FGSC A4 chromosome VII:
- a CDS encoding uncharacterized protein (transcript_id=CADANIAT00008483) — protein MKPCEPRRAGRPRLEASSDVVHSDDRRAQIRRAQRTYRLKKEAVFRNATARAEQLEERLRTAVEEVALLSEAAVETQLHHSHPEIYARLRRLNGILIKGGDSPTDASPTELSPGSSGHQVPMLNAQVQSARQSQLSLSRPPSLPARQYTYAFQEPRFARRLLRYCLEHAYRVFADPRSDPREIYRMFRLVPCVKDRGKTQPRFRQLLMGGHTDPLEVPGLPFYNVGGAGSHFPDLDEDGNAIYPVNSRMPRRVLGVLPWDELGKGDVDALEVHGLGGEWFDSRDVEGYLRLQGWDVNGSLFLMQHIPNGAAERVGSQPYVLDVEGFFSPSMTTLKDQIAVEAIDADCYRSVVPPIRMGDLADWAYGGNILAIAVQAAYATVTTGQHLYSISGHFVRPTGPAQKLICRIERVCDTRTFQTRQIRVVQSRKSEQLCLIATADFHIDESDEMVNYSARPQLPVPTSSAAETETEDTPEPGLYRIINMLMEVCPHQGDRNGKDVSGIVSAERFRVHDTLRPEADRIAALAFYMDRGLAYISANHSGYSLSQASACATLDFALRVLTHHSYLRRTILICRTGMLAKDRLVAENARALGEGRVFKRDGWLLASMTQTTILRPKKV, from the exons ATGAAGCCCTGCGAACCGCGTCGAGCAGGACGCCCCCGTCTTGAAGCCAGCAGCGACGTTGTCCACTCCGACGATCGTCGGGCTCAGATCCGTCGCGCCCAGCGCACATATCGACTGAAAAAGGAAGCCGTTTTTCGAAATGCGACGGCTAGAGCCGAGCAGCTTGAAGAGAGATTGCGCACTGCCGTCGAAGAGGTAGCGTTGCTGTCCGAGGCCGCTGTAGAGACGCAGCTgcatcattctcatcctgaGATCTATGCGCGTCTGAGGCGTCTCAATGGGATTCTAATCAAGGGTGGTGATAGTCCTACCGATGCGAGTCCTACTGAGCTATCGCCGGGCTCATCCGGACATCAAGTGCCAATGCTCAATGCCCAAGTCCAATCCGCCAGACAATCCCAACTTTCCCTTTCCCGTCCTCCTTCACTCCCAGCCAGGCAGTACACGTACGCATTCCAGGAACCGCGCTTTGCCCGTCGGTTACTGCGATACTGTCTCGAACACGCGTATCGTGTCTTTGCAGACCCCCGGTCGGATCCGCGTGAGATCTACCGCATGTTCCGGCTCGTCCCCTGCGTAAAAGACCGGGGAAAGACCCAGCCGCGCTTTCGGCAGCTCTTGATGGGCGGGCACACGGATCCTCTGGAAGTGCCAGGTCTACCGTTCTACAATGTTGGTGGCGCGGGTTCGCATTTCCCGGAtctcgacgaggatgggAATGCGATTTACCCGGTCAATAGTAGGATGCCGAGGCGGGTGCTGGGGGTGTTGCCGTGGGACGAGCTGGGAAAGGGAGATGTAGATGCTTTGGAGGTTCATGGGCTAGGTGGGGAATGGTTCGACAGCCGGGACGTGGAAGGTTATCTTAGGCTGCAGGGGTGGGACGTGAACGGGTCTTTATTTCTCATGCAGCACATACCAAATGGCGCAGCAGAGAGAGTTGGCAGTCAACCATATGTTTTAGATGTTGAGGGGTTCTTTTCAC CCAGCATGACCACACTCAAAGACCAAATTGCCGTCGAGGCTATTGACGCGGACTGTTACCGCTCCGTCGTCCCCCCAATACGCATGGGCGATCTCGCCGACTGGGCTTACGGCGGCAATATCCTTGCCATTGCAGTCCAGGCCGCTTATGCGACCGTCACAACAGGCCAGCACCTGTACTCTATCAGCGGCCATTTCGTGCGGCCCACCGGCCCAGCCCAAAAGCTGATCTGCCGCATTGAGCGCGTCTGCGACACACGGACCTTCCAGACACGACAAATACGCGTGGTCCAGTCCAGGAAATCCGAACAGCTATGTCTCATTGCAACGGCAGATTTCCACATTGATGAGTCGGATGAGATGGTGAACTACTCCGCTCGTCCGCAGCTCCCCGTCCCGACATCCTCGGCGGCAGAAACAGAGACAGAGGACACGCCAGAACCCGGACTCTATCGGATTATCAATATGCTGATGGAGGTCTGTCCGCACCAGGGCGACCGGAATGGGAAAGACGTTTCGGGAATCGTCTCGGCTGAGCGGTTCCGAGTCCACGACACTCTTCGTCCAGAGGCTGACCGGATCGCTGCCCTTGCGTTCTACATGGACCGCGGGCTTGCGTATATCTCGGCGAACCATTCAGGCTACAGCCTGTCTCAAGCCAGTGCCTGCGCGACTCTCGACTTTGCGCTACGGGTGCTGACGCACCATTCTTATCTGCGACGCACCATTCTTATCTGCAGGACTGGCATGTTAGCGAAAGACAGACTTGTGGCGGAGAATGCACGCGCGCTTGGCGAGGGGAGGGTGTTCAAAAGGGATGGCTGGCTGCTGGCGAGTATGACACAGACGACCATTCTAAGGCCGAAGAAGG TTTAG